A window from Calliopsis andreniformis isolate RMS-2024a chromosome 5, iyCalAndr_principal, whole genome shotgun sequence encodes these proteins:
- the Mif2 gene encoding mitochondrial translation initiation factor 2 isoform X1, producing MAVSMVKSCTQFSFLRQCLMDNVCYDPVTNRILQILCTSYIQRQCYHATPICLKSKVGKQKALFKTLYDTAKQDNINIEQSKKKSLPLIQVWENMTVTELATSANRNIDDVLDALHIAHRGAHYRKNNIITNKIIMYDVVKKLGCRAKTIARPNQNVTKEIKYVDIVKSTPPDESVLVKRHPVVTIMGHVDHGKTTLLDALRDTRVVDTEFGGITQHIGAFNVFLKSGQRVTFLDTPGHAAFTSMRFRGAHVTDIVVLVVAADDGVKEQTLQSIEMAKDANVPIIVAINKIDKPNADIKRTEKMLAEHGIVVETLGGDVQCINISALKKMNLEDLTEAIILQAELMNLKGDPSGSVEGVIIECTNSVGRGKLVTALIKRGTLKKGCLLVSGLVWAKVRAMFNDAGRPVLEAKPADAVQIIGWRELPNVGDEVLQVENEKTLNAVLKHRGSERDNKLAMEHKEAADKREETWLKGYKKLLAVKRSKGIYLPSVPVLDNHNKSQHKDDNSLPLLNVILKGDVVGSVEAILDIFDTYTEDNLCRLNIVHYGIGPVTETDIELAELFNAVIYRFNVNASPKLEEEAKRKGLSIRFFNVIYKLFDDIKNEINGKLPEIDVEEILGEANVQQNFQITEGKKKVNIAGCSCTKGVLQKSALYHLIRGNETIYTGKLASLRHLKEEVSSIKVNGECGLRLEDSTISFQHGDKIICFKLYKKTQNITWDPGF from the exons ATGGCTGTCTCAATGGTCAAATCATGTACACAATTCAg CTTTTTGAGGCAGTGTTTGATGGACAATGTGTGCTATGATCCAGTTACAAATCGTATTTTACAAATTCTTTGCACATCATACATTCAACGTCAATGTTATCATGCTACACCTATATGTTTAAAAAGTAAAGTGGGCAAACAAAAAGCT ttGTTTAAAACACTCTACGATACCGCAAAGCAGGACAATATTAATATTGAGCAATCTAAAAAAAAATCATTGCCATTGATACAAGTTTGGGAAAATATGACAGTAACAGAATTAGCAACGTCTGCGAATAGGAATATCGATGATGTTTTAGATGCTCTCCATATTGCACATAGAGGGGCCcattatagaaagaataatattataacaaataaaattataatgtaTGATGTTGTTAAGAAATTAGGTTGCAGAGCTAAGACTATTGCAAGACCAAATCAAAATGTTACAAAGGAAATCAAATATGTAGATATTGTTAAAAG TACTCCACCTGATGAATCAGTCTTAGTAAAGCGACATCCAGTTGTAACAATTATGGGACATGTTGATCATGGCAAAACTACTTTGTTAGATGCTTTACGCGACACAAGAGTTGTTGATACAGAATTTGGTGGAATTACACAACACATAGGTGCCTTtaatg TGTTTTTAAAGTCTGGTCAACGAGTAACGTTTTTGGATACTCCTGGTCACGCTGCTTTTACTTCTATGAGATTCAGAGGCGCACATGTAACAGATATTGTAGTATTAGTAGTAGCAGCTGATGATGGCGTTAAAGAACAAACTTTGCAAAGTATAGAAATGGCGAAGGATGCAAACGTTCCAATTATAGTCGCTATCAACAAAATTGACAAACCCAATGCTGATATT aaaCGGACAGAGAAAATGTTAGCGGAACATGGCATTGTAGTTGAAACACTTGGCGGTGATGTTCAGTGCATTAATATATCCGCTTTAAAGAAAATGAATTTAGAAGATTTAACAGAAGCAATTATTTTACAAGCTGAATTAATGAATCTGAAGGGAGATCCTTCAGGGTCAGTAGAAGGTGTTATAATTGAATGTACTAATTCCGTTGGTCGTGGAAAATTAGTGACTGCTTTGATTAAACGTGGCACTCTAAAAAAAGGCTGTTTATtag TGTCTGGGCTTGTATGGGCAAAAGTAAGAGCTATGTTTAATGATGCTGGGCGTCCAGTCTTAGAAGCTAAACCAGCCGACGCGGTACAAATTATTGGATGGAGAGAACTGCCGAACGTTGGAGATGAAGTATTACAAGTGGAGAATGAAAAAACACTAAACGCAGTCCTAAAACATCGAGGATCAGAACGTGATAATAAATTAGCTATGGAACATAAAGAAGCTGCTGACAAAAGAGAAGAAACTTGGCTTAAG GGTTATAAAAAATTGCTAGCAGTTAAAAGATCAAAGGGTATATATTTACCATCGGTCCCTGTTttggataatcataataaatcacAACATAAAGACGATAACTCTCTTCCTCTACTCAATGTCATATTAAAGGGTGATGTAGTTGGGAGTGTTGAAGCGATATTAGATATTTTTGATACGTATACGGAAGATAATTTGTGTCGGTTAAATATTGTTCATTATGGTATTGGGCCTGTCACCGAGACAGACATAGAATTAGCAGAATTATTTAATG CTGTCATTTATCGTTTTAATGTGAATGCATCTCCAAAACTAGAAGAGGAAGCCAAGCGAAAAGGCTTATCTATTCGATTTTTTAATGTTATATATAAACTCTTTGACGACATTAAAAACGAAATTAATGGGAAATTACCTGAAATCGACGTGGAAGAAATATTag GTGAAGCAAACGTGCAACAAAATTTCCAAATAACAGAAGGTAAGAAAAAAGTAAATATTGCAGGTTGTTCTTGTACAAAAGGCGTTCTCCAGAAATCTGCACTGTATCATTTAATAAGGGGAAATGAAACTATTTACACAg GAAAATTAGCGTCACTGAGGCATTTAAAAGAGGAGGTGTCTTCTATAAAAGTTAATGGTGAATGTGGTCTTAGGTTAGAAGATTCAACTATTTCATTTCAACATGGAGACAAAATTATCTGTTTTAAACTATATAAGAAGACTCAGAACATTACTTGGGACCCAGGATTCTAA
- the Mif2 gene encoding mitochondrial translation initiation factor 2 isoform X2 has translation MAVSMVKSCTQFSFLRQCLMDNVCYDPVTNRILQILCTSYIQRQCYHATPICLKSKVGKQKALFKTLYDTAKQDNINIEQSKKKSLPLIQVWENMTVTELATSANRNIDDVLDALHIAHRGAHYRKNNIITNKIIMYDVVKKLGCRAKTIARPNQNVTKEIKYVDIVKSTPPDESVLVKRHPVVTIMGHVDHGKTTLLDALRDTRVVDTEFGGITQHIGAFNVFLKSGQRVTFLDTPGHAAFTSMRFRGAHVTDIVVLVVAADDGVKEQTLQSIEMAKDANVPIIVAINKIDKPNADIKRTEKMLAEHGIVVETLGGDVQCINISALKKMNLEDLTEAIILQAELMNLKGDPSGSVEGVIIECTNSVGRGKLVTALIKRGTLKKGCLLVSGLVWAKVRAMFNDAGRPVLEAKPADAVQIIGWRELPNVGDEVLQVENEKTLNAVLKHRGSERDNKLAMEHKEAADKREETWLKGYKKLLAVKRSKGIYLPSVPVLDNHNKSQHKDDNSLPLLNVILKGDVVGSVEAILDIFDTYTEDNLCRLNIVHYGIGPVTETDIELAELFNAVIYRFNVNASPKLEEEAKRKGLSIRFFNVIYKLFDDIKNEINGKLPEIDVEEILGEANVQQNFQITEGKLASLRHLKEEVSSIKVNGECGLRLEDSTISFQHGDKIICFKLYKKTQNITWDPGF, from the exons ATGGCTGTCTCAATGGTCAAATCATGTACACAATTCAg CTTTTTGAGGCAGTGTTTGATGGACAATGTGTGCTATGATCCAGTTACAAATCGTATTTTACAAATTCTTTGCACATCATACATTCAACGTCAATGTTATCATGCTACACCTATATGTTTAAAAAGTAAAGTGGGCAAACAAAAAGCT ttGTTTAAAACACTCTACGATACCGCAAAGCAGGACAATATTAATATTGAGCAATCTAAAAAAAAATCATTGCCATTGATACAAGTTTGGGAAAATATGACAGTAACAGAATTAGCAACGTCTGCGAATAGGAATATCGATGATGTTTTAGATGCTCTCCATATTGCACATAGAGGGGCCcattatagaaagaataatattataacaaataaaattataatgtaTGATGTTGTTAAGAAATTAGGTTGCAGAGCTAAGACTATTGCAAGACCAAATCAAAATGTTACAAAGGAAATCAAATATGTAGATATTGTTAAAAG TACTCCACCTGATGAATCAGTCTTAGTAAAGCGACATCCAGTTGTAACAATTATGGGACATGTTGATCATGGCAAAACTACTTTGTTAGATGCTTTACGCGACACAAGAGTTGTTGATACAGAATTTGGTGGAATTACACAACACATAGGTGCCTTtaatg TGTTTTTAAAGTCTGGTCAACGAGTAACGTTTTTGGATACTCCTGGTCACGCTGCTTTTACTTCTATGAGATTCAGAGGCGCACATGTAACAGATATTGTAGTATTAGTAGTAGCAGCTGATGATGGCGTTAAAGAACAAACTTTGCAAAGTATAGAAATGGCGAAGGATGCAAACGTTCCAATTATAGTCGCTATCAACAAAATTGACAAACCCAATGCTGATATT aaaCGGACAGAGAAAATGTTAGCGGAACATGGCATTGTAGTTGAAACACTTGGCGGTGATGTTCAGTGCATTAATATATCCGCTTTAAAGAAAATGAATTTAGAAGATTTAACAGAAGCAATTATTTTACAAGCTGAATTAATGAATCTGAAGGGAGATCCTTCAGGGTCAGTAGAAGGTGTTATAATTGAATGTACTAATTCCGTTGGTCGTGGAAAATTAGTGACTGCTTTGATTAAACGTGGCACTCTAAAAAAAGGCTGTTTATtag TGTCTGGGCTTGTATGGGCAAAAGTAAGAGCTATGTTTAATGATGCTGGGCGTCCAGTCTTAGAAGCTAAACCAGCCGACGCGGTACAAATTATTGGATGGAGAGAACTGCCGAACGTTGGAGATGAAGTATTACAAGTGGAGAATGAAAAAACACTAAACGCAGTCCTAAAACATCGAGGATCAGAACGTGATAATAAATTAGCTATGGAACATAAAGAAGCTGCTGACAAAAGAGAAGAAACTTGGCTTAAG GGTTATAAAAAATTGCTAGCAGTTAAAAGATCAAAGGGTATATATTTACCATCGGTCCCTGTTttggataatcataataaatcacAACATAAAGACGATAACTCTCTTCCTCTACTCAATGTCATATTAAAGGGTGATGTAGTTGGGAGTGTTGAAGCGATATTAGATATTTTTGATACGTATACGGAAGATAATTTGTGTCGGTTAAATATTGTTCATTATGGTATTGGGCCTGTCACCGAGACAGACATAGAATTAGCAGAATTATTTAATG CTGTCATTTATCGTTTTAATGTGAATGCATCTCCAAAACTAGAAGAGGAAGCCAAGCGAAAAGGCTTATCTATTCGATTTTTTAATGTTATATATAAACTCTTTGACGACATTAAAAACGAAATTAATGGGAAATTACCTGAAATCGACGTGGAAGAAATATTag GTGAAGCAAACGTGCAACAAAATTTCCAAATAACAGAAG GAAAATTAGCGTCACTGAGGCATTTAAAAGAGGAGGTGTCTTCTATAAAAGTTAATGGTGAATGTGGTCTTAGGTTAGAAGATTCAACTATTTCATTTCAACATGGAGACAAAATTATCTGTTTTAAACTATATAAGAAGACTCAGAACATTACTTGGGACCCAGGATTCTAA
- the Mif2 gene encoding mitochondrial translation initiation factor 2 isoform X3, producing MTVTELATSANRNIDDVLDALHIAHRGAHYRKNNIITNKIIMYDVVKKLGCRAKTIARPNQNVTKEIKYVDIVKSTPPDESVLVKRHPVVTIMGHVDHGKTTLLDALRDTRVVDTEFGGITQHIGAFNVFLKSGQRVTFLDTPGHAAFTSMRFRGAHVTDIVVLVVAADDGVKEQTLQSIEMAKDANVPIIVAINKIDKPNADIKRTEKMLAEHGIVVETLGGDVQCINISALKKMNLEDLTEAIILQAELMNLKGDPSGSVEGVIIECTNSVGRGKLVTALIKRGTLKKGCLLVSGLVWAKVRAMFNDAGRPVLEAKPADAVQIIGWRELPNVGDEVLQVENEKTLNAVLKHRGSERDNKLAMEHKEAADKREETWLKGYKKLLAVKRSKGIYLPSVPVLDNHNKSQHKDDNSLPLLNVILKGDVVGSVEAILDIFDTYTEDNLCRLNIVHYGIGPVTETDIELAELFNAVIYRFNVNASPKLEEEAKRKGLSIRFFNVIYKLFDDIKNEINGKLPEIDVEEILGEANVQQNFQITEGKKKVNIAGCSCTKGVLQKSALYHLIRGNETIYTGKLASLRHLKEEVSSIKVNGECGLRLEDSTISFQHGDKIICFKLYKKTQNITWDPGF from the exons ATGACAGTAACAGAATTAGCAACGTCTGCGAATAGGAATATCGATGATGTTTTAGATGCTCTCCATATTGCACATAGAGGGGCCcattatagaaagaataatattataacaaataaaattataatgtaTGATGTTGTTAAGAAATTAGGTTGCAGAGCTAAGACTATTGCAAGACCAAATCAAAATGTTACAAAGGAAATCAAATATGTAGATATTGTTAAAAG TACTCCACCTGATGAATCAGTCTTAGTAAAGCGACATCCAGTTGTAACAATTATGGGACATGTTGATCATGGCAAAACTACTTTGTTAGATGCTTTACGCGACACAAGAGTTGTTGATACAGAATTTGGTGGAATTACACAACACATAGGTGCCTTtaatg TGTTTTTAAAGTCTGGTCAACGAGTAACGTTTTTGGATACTCCTGGTCACGCTGCTTTTACTTCTATGAGATTCAGAGGCGCACATGTAACAGATATTGTAGTATTAGTAGTAGCAGCTGATGATGGCGTTAAAGAACAAACTTTGCAAAGTATAGAAATGGCGAAGGATGCAAACGTTCCAATTATAGTCGCTATCAACAAAATTGACAAACCCAATGCTGATATT aaaCGGACAGAGAAAATGTTAGCGGAACATGGCATTGTAGTTGAAACACTTGGCGGTGATGTTCAGTGCATTAATATATCCGCTTTAAAGAAAATGAATTTAGAAGATTTAACAGAAGCAATTATTTTACAAGCTGAATTAATGAATCTGAAGGGAGATCCTTCAGGGTCAGTAGAAGGTGTTATAATTGAATGTACTAATTCCGTTGGTCGTGGAAAATTAGTGACTGCTTTGATTAAACGTGGCACTCTAAAAAAAGGCTGTTTATtag TGTCTGGGCTTGTATGGGCAAAAGTAAGAGCTATGTTTAATGATGCTGGGCGTCCAGTCTTAGAAGCTAAACCAGCCGACGCGGTACAAATTATTGGATGGAGAGAACTGCCGAACGTTGGAGATGAAGTATTACAAGTGGAGAATGAAAAAACACTAAACGCAGTCCTAAAACATCGAGGATCAGAACGTGATAATAAATTAGCTATGGAACATAAAGAAGCTGCTGACAAAAGAGAAGAAACTTGGCTTAAG GGTTATAAAAAATTGCTAGCAGTTAAAAGATCAAAGGGTATATATTTACCATCGGTCCCTGTTttggataatcataataaatcacAACATAAAGACGATAACTCTCTTCCTCTACTCAATGTCATATTAAAGGGTGATGTAGTTGGGAGTGTTGAAGCGATATTAGATATTTTTGATACGTATACGGAAGATAATTTGTGTCGGTTAAATATTGTTCATTATGGTATTGGGCCTGTCACCGAGACAGACATAGAATTAGCAGAATTATTTAATG CTGTCATTTATCGTTTTAATGTGAATGCATCTCCAAAACTAGAAGAGGAAGCCAAGCGAAAAGGCTTATCTATTCGATTTTTTAATGTTATATATAAACTCTTTGACGACATTAAAAACGAAATTAATGGGAAATTACCTGAAATCGACGTGGAAGAAATATTag GTGAAGCAAACGTGCAACAAAATTTCCAAATAACAGAAGGTAAGAAAAAAGTAAATATTGCAGGTTGTTCTTGTACAAAAGGCGTTCTCCAGAAATCTGCACTGTATCATTTAATAAGGGGAAATGAAACTATTTACACAg GAAAATTAGCGTCACTGAGGCATTTAAAAGAGGAGGTGTCTTCTATAAAAGTTAATGGTGAATGTGGTCTTAGGTTAGAAGATTCAACTATTTCATTTCAACATGGAGACAAAATTATCTGTTTTAAACTATATAAGAAGACTCAGAACATTACTTGGGACCCAGGATTCTAA